Sequence from the Sulfitobacter noctilucicola genome:
CGAAAGGCAAGTACCTTAAGGCACCCGAAGACTTTGCAGGGGTGAAGATGCGCGGACTGGTTCCGGCCTTCAACGCCTCCATCGAGGCGCTGGGGGCGTCGCCTGTATCCATGTCAGGTGGTGAGGTTTATCAAGCCCTGGCAACCGGCGTGATTGACGCGGCCATGACCGGCACGGATGCCGCCGTATCACGGAAATACTTCGAGGTGCAGGATCACTTCACTGTGGTGCCGGTGATCTCGGTTTACTTCCACGGTTACGTGAACCCCGACTGGTATGCCGGGCTCTCTGACACCGCCAAGGCGGCGCTGGACGAGGCTGGGTCGAAAGCCGCAGGTTGGGCCGTGGAAGCTGCCGAAGATGCCGCAGCCGGTGCGCCCGAGGCCCTCGCCGCCAAGGGTGTGAATGTCTACACGCTGACCGCCGAAGAAAACGCGGCACTGGAGGCCGTGATGCAGCCTGCTTTTGACAAGGCGTTCGGTGAAGGCGACGCGGACAGCCAGAAGCTGCTTGAGTTGATCGACGCCCTGCGCTCCGGTTCCTGAGGCAGCAGGTGAGCAACCAACCACAAACCTCCGGGGCGGTGCCAGCCTCCGCCCCAGCCCTTGCAAGGGCCATCTATGCGCTTGTTCGGCTGGCGTCAGCCTTGAGCGTATTGGCGATCGTTGTGGC
This genomic interval carries:
- the dctP gene encoding TRAP transporter substrate-binding protein DctP; translation: MKLLSAALLGTGLALAATTATAATEMRCSHQLPPAHAVSKVIDRWAAEVEALSNNEIDVQIFGANSLVGAKENIVSTAKGDIECAFSVQFQWGRTLPIMTVTTRPFAFGDLNIWRNWDGSDAANFLEDKLREKGVENVVWLFQTNDSVFTSKGKYLKAPEDFAGVKMRGLVPAFNASIEALGASPVSMSGGEVYQALATGVIDAAMTGTDAAVSRKYFEVQDHFTVVPVISVYFHGYVNPDWYAGLSDTAKAALDEAGSKAAGWAVEAAEDAAAGAPEALAAKGVNVYTLTAEENAALEAVMQPAFDKAFGEGDADSQKLLELIDALRSGS